A window from Citrus sinensis cultivar Valencia sweet orange chromosome 3, DVS_A1.0, whole genome shotgun sequence encodes these proteins:
- the LOC102621283 gene encoding probable ubiquitin-like-specific protease 2B isoform X1, translated as MGKRKRGDANNPIDIVSSTPEDPGHLSKHRTCWLHTVAFLHARKMKISKQKIRNFELTAPCFLGTFSCRRRSKRRVKCKNTSLIKGKNSSSVKCKDMITKRRKNKLDSGKFEHLLDNLWRSFSEDKKAGFTYLDSLWFDLYRKPSSKAKVLTWIKRKHIFSKKYVLVPIVCWRHWNLLILCNFGGSFESKTRTPCMLLLDSLEMSNPWRFEPDIRKFVMDIYKAEERPETKELISRIPLLVPKVPQQRNGEECGNFVLYFINLFVEGAPENFNLEDYPYFMEKNWFTAEDLDCFCERLNSSEN; from the exons atggGGAAACGAAAGCGCGGTGATGCTAACAATCCGATAGATATTGTCTCTTCAACTCCTG AGGATCCTGGTCATTTGTCAAAGCATCGGACATGTTGGCTGCATACAGTAGCATTTTTACATGCTCGAAAGATGAAGATATCTAAACAGAAGATAAGAAACTTTGAATTGACTGCCCCATGTTTTCTAGGTACTTTTTCTTGTCGTAGACGATCAAAGAGAAGAGTTAAGTGCAAGAATACAAGCCTCATTAAGGGCAAGAATTCAAGTTCAGTTAAGTGCAAGGATATGATCACTAAACGAAGGAAGAATAAGCTAGATTCTGGAAAATTTGAACACCTTTTGGA TAATTTGTGGAGGAGCTTCTCTGAGGATAAGAAGGCTGGCTTTACATATCTCGACTCTTTATGGTTTGACTTGTATAGGAAACCATCCAGCAAAGCAAAGGTTTTGACATGGATCAAGAGGaaacatattttttcaaagaaatatGTCCTTGTTCCAATAGTTTGCTG GAGACACTGGAACCTCTTAATCTTATGCAACTTTGGCGGGAGTTTCGAATCAAAAACAAGAACACCCTGCATGCTTTTGCTTGATTCACTTGAAATGTCAAATCCTTGGCGGTTTGAACCAGATATAAGAAA GTTTGTGATGGACATATACAAAGCAGAGGAAAGACCTGAAACCAAGGAGTTGATATCTCGAATTCCATTATTGGTGCCTAAG GTGCCACAGCAAAGAAATGGTGAAGAATGTGGAAACTTTGTTCTCTACTTCATTAATCTATTTGTAGAGGGTGCTCCAGAGAATTTTAACCTTGAGGACTATCCATACTTT ATGGAAAAGAATTGGTTTACTGCAGAAGACCTGGATTGCTTTTGTGAGAGACTCAACTCCTCTGAAAACTGA
- the LOC102621283 gene encoding uncharacterized protein LOC102621283 isoform X2 — protein sequence MGKRKRGDANNPIDIVSSTPEDPGHLSKHRTCWLHTVAFLHARKMKISKQKIRNFELTAPCFLGTFSCRRRSKRRVKCKNTSLIKGKNSSSVKCKDMITKRRKNKLDSGKFEHLLDNLWRSFSEDKKAGFTYLDSLWFDLYRKPSSKAKVLTWIKRKHIFSKKYVLVPIVCWFVMDIYKAEERPETKELISRIPLLVPKVPQQRNGEECGNFVLYFINLFVEGAPENFNLEDYPYFMEKNWFTAEDLDCFCERLNSSEN from the exons atggGGAAACGAAAGCGCGGTGATGCTAACAATCCGATAGATATTGTCTCTTCAACTCCTG AGGATCCTGGTCATTTGTCAAAGCATCGGACATGTTGGCTGCATACAGTAGCATTTTTACATGCTCGAAAGATGAAGATATCTAAACAGAAGATAAGAAACTTTGAATTGACTGCCCCATGTTTTCTAGGTACTTTTTCTTGTCGTAGACGATCAAAGAGAAGAGTTAAGTGCAAGAATACAAGCCTCATTAAGGGCAAGAATTCAAGTTCAGTTAAGTGCAAGGATATGATCACTAAACGAAGGAAGAATAAGCTAGATTCTGGAAAATTTGAACACCTTTTGGA TAATTTGTGGAGGAGCTTCTCTGAGGATAAGAAGGCTGGCTTTACATATCTCGACTCTTTATGGTTTGACTTGTATAGGAAACCATCCAGCAAAGCAAAGGTTTTGACATGGATCAAGAGGaaacatattttttcaaagaaatatGTCCTTGTTCCAATAGTTTGCTG GTTTGTGATGGACATATACAAAGCAGAGGAAAGACCTGAAACCAAGGAGTTGATATCTCGAATTCCATTATTGGTGCCTAAG GTGCCACAGCAAAGAAATGGTGAAGAATGTGGAAACTTTGTTCTCTACTTCATTAATCTATTTGTAGAGGGTGCTCCAGAGAATTTTAACCTTGAGGACTATCCATACTTT ATGGAAAAGAATTGGTTTACTGCAGAAGACCTGGATTGCTTTTGTGAGAGACTCAACTCCTCTGAAAACTGA
- the LOC102621774 gene encoding 26S proteasome non-ATPase regulatory subunit 6 homolog, with product MDSEGTQQAHLVLAHKRFLLTHPDVQDIEKVGLKGEVFSMVKAHDMASFYETLVAESVLEMDQSVLDSMRTKIEDELKKLDDKIADAEENLGESEVREAHLAKSLFYIQIGDKEKALEQLKVTESKTVAVGQKMDLVFYTLQLGFFYMDFDLISKSIDKAKSLFEEGGDWERKNRLKVYEGLYCMSTRNFKKAASLFLDSISTFTTYELFPYDTFIFYTVLTSIISLDRVSLKQKVVDAPEILTVIGKIPYLSEFLNSLYDCQYKSFFSAFAGLTEQIKLDRYLYPHFRYYMREVRTVVYSQFLESYKSVTIEAMAKAFGVTVEFIDVELSRFIAAGKLHCKIDKVAGVLETNRPDAKNALYQATIKQGDFLLNRIQKLSRVIDL from the exons ATGGACAGCGAAGGAACTCAGCAGGCGCATCTCGTACTCGCTCACAAGCGCTTCCTTCTTACGCACCCAGACGTTCAAGACATCGAGAAGGTCGGTCTCAAAGGGGAGGTCTTCTCAATGGTCAAAGCCCACG ACATGGCCTCGTTTTATGAAACCCTAGTGGCTGAGTCTGTGCTGGAGATGGATCAAAGCGTTCTTGATTCGATGCGTACGAAGATCGAAGACGAGCTTAAGAAACTTGATGATAA GATTGCTGATGCTGAAGAAAATTTGGGTGAAAGCGAAGTCCGTGAAGCTCATCTAGCCAAAtccttattttatattcagaTTGGTGACAAG GAGAAAGCATTGGAACAACTGAAGGTAACAGAAAGCAAAACAGTCGCAGTTGGGCAAAAGATGGACTTGGTGTTCTATACACTGCAGCTTGGATTTTTCTATATGGATTTTGATCTTATTTCCAAGAGCATTGATAAAGCGAAGAG CCTGTTTGAAGAGGGAGGTGATTGGGAAAGGAAGAACCGTTTGAAGGTTTATGAGGGCTTGTACTGCATGTCCACTCGAAATTTTAAGAAGGCGGCCAGTTTGTTTTTGGATTCCATTTCAACATTCACAACTTATGAGCTATTCCCATATGACACCTTCATCTTTTACACCGTCCTTACAAGCATAATATCACTGGATAGAGTTTCCTTGAAGCAAAAG GTGGTGGATGCTCCTGAAATCTTGACAGTGATTGGGAAGATCCCTTATCTTTCTGAGTTTCTAAACTCTCTGTATGATTGCCAATACAAATCGTTTTTCTCAGCTTTCG CTGGCCTGACAGagcaaataaaattagacCGCTATTTATATCCCCACTTCCGATATTACATGAGGGAGGTCAGAACAGTGGTCTATTCTCAATTTTTGGAATCTTATAAAAGTGTTACTATTGAAGCAATGGCAAAGGCATTTGGGGTAACAGTGGAGTTCATTGATGT GGAACTATCACGTTTTATCGCAGCAGGGAAGCTTCATTGCAAGATTGACAAGGTTGCTGGTGTTCTTGAAACAAACCGTCCTGATGCAAAGAATGCTCTTTACCAAGCAACCATCAAGCAAGGGGACTTCTTACTGAACCGGATCCAGAAGCTTTCCCGTGTGATTGATCTATGA
- the LOC102622057 gene encoding uncharacterized protein LOC102622057 isoform X2 — protein MSSFNFKEFQDKLSYHFRPWQRSFQFWVRAAEIYAGYKAFQVRVSFVKDVQKQDAMWEIQHELAAEKIYAMCSDLGGFFLKVAQVVGKPDLAPAAWVRRLVTLCDRAPATPYDTVQLVVENELGRSVSEMFETFDPDPLGSASIAQVHRARLRGDKDDVVVKVQHPGVRDLMMTDIRNLQAFALYMQKTDIKFDLFSITKEMEKQIGFEFDFAREADAMERIRHFLYKNNTKSPVLVPRLLPDMVTRKVLLMEYIDGIPILNLGDEIAKRGINPGGKIAATAKQNILKSLTLAYGQMILKSGFFHADPHPGNILICKGSEVALLDYGQVKDLPDNLRLGYARLVLAIADNDPIGAAESYRELGIETLSKCEDEQKEMFKLAQTMFDTKLPPGVVMLQPFSEDSSIKKIAVRAFPEELFSVLRTVHLLRGLSVGLGINYSCAEQWRPIAEEALYLAGRIKDKDRKTKGRRRHLLRRSFHRE, from the exons AtgtcttcttttaatttcaaagagtTTCAAGACAAGCTCTCATATCATTTTAGACCCTGGCAACGCTCCTTTCAGTTCTGGGTTCGAGCTGCTGAAATCTACGCTGGCTACAag GCGTTTCAAGTGCGAGTGAGTTTTGTGAAAGATGTGCAAAAGCAGGATGCAATGTGGGAGATACAGCACGAGCTTGCTGCTGAGAAGATTTATGCAATGTGCTCTGACCTTGGTGGCTTCTTTCTTAAG GTTGCTCAAGTTGTTGGGAAGCCTGACTTGGCCCCAGCTGCATGGGTGAGAAGGCTCGTTACACTATGTGATCGAGCTCCTGCAACTCCATATGACACCGTTCAACTTGTAGTGGAGAATGAATTAGGTCGAAGCGTTAGTGAAATGTTTGAAACATTTGACCCCGATCCTCTCGGTTCTGCTTCTATTGCGCAG GTTCATCGAGCAAGATTGAGAGGTGATAAGGATGATGTTGTTGTCAAG GTACAACATCCTGGAGTTCGGGATTTGATGATGACAGACATCCGTAACTTGCAAGCATTTGCTCTGTACATGCAAAAGACTGATATTAAGTTTGATCTATTTTCCATAACAAAGGAAATGGAGAAACAG attggatttgaatttgacTTTGCAAGAGAAGCGGATGCTATGGAGAGAATTCGGCATTTCCTTTACAAGAATAACACAAAGTCTCCTGTTCTGGTACCAAGGTTGCTGCCAGATATGGTAACTAG GAAAGTCTTACTGATGGAATACATTGACGGAATCCCAATTCTTAATCTTGGAGATGAAATAGCAAAAAGAGGAATAAATCCTGGTGGTAAGATTGCGGCCACAGCAAAGCA AAATATACTCAAGAGTTTGACTCTAGCATATGGACAAATGATACTGAAGAGCGGTTTCTTCCATGCAGATCCCCACCCAGGAAATATCCTGATCTGTAAAGGTTCAGAG GTTGCGTTGTTAGATTATGGGCAAGTGAAGGATCTCCCAGATAATTTGAGGCTTGGATATGCTAGGTTGGTTCTTGCTATTGCTGATAATGACCCTATAGGAGCAGCAGAGAGCTACAG gGAACTTGGAATAGAAACCTTAAGCAAATGCGAGGATGAACAAAAGGAAATGTTTAAATTGGCACAGACAATGTTTGATACTAAACTACCTCCTGGAGTAGTGATGCTTCAACCCTTCTCTGAGGATTCTTCGATTAAAAAGATTGCCGTTCGG GCTTTTCCAGAGGAACTGTTTTCTGTCCTCCGCACAGTGCATCTTTTGAGAGGACTCAGCGTTGGTCTAGGAATCAACTACTCATGTGCAGAACAGTGGAGGCCCATTGCAGAAGAAGCTTTGTACCTTGCTGGAAGAATAAAGG
- the LOC102622057 gene encoding uncharacterized protein LOC102622057 isoform X1 produces the protein MSSFNFKEFQDKLSYHFRPWQRSFQFWVRAAEIYAGYKAFQVRVSFVKDVQKQDAMWEIQHELAAEKIYAMCSDLGGFFLKVAQVVGKPDLAPAAWVRRLVTLCDRAPATPYDTVQLVVENELGRSVSEMFETFDPDPLGSASIAQVHRARLRGDKDDVVVKVQHPGVRDLMMTDIRNLQAFALYMQKTDIKFDLFSITKEMEKQIGFEFDFAREADAMERIRHFLYKNNTKSPVLVPRLLPDMVTRKVLLMEYIDGIPILNLGDEIAKRGINPGGKIAATAKQNILKSLTLAYGQMILKSGFFHADPHPGNILICKGSEVALLDYGQVKDLPDNLRLGYARLVLAIADNDPIGAAESYRELGIETLSKCEDEQKEMFKLAQTMFDTKLPPGVVMLQPFSEDSSIKKIAVRAFPEELFSVLRTVHLLRGLSVGLGINYSCAEQWRPIAEEALYLAGRIKDKGRKTKGRRRHLLRRSFHRE, from the exons AtgtcttcttttaatttcaaagagtTTCAAGACAAGCTCTCATATCATTTTAGACCCTGGCAACGCTCCTTTCAGTTCTGGGTTCGAGCTGCTGAAATCTACGCTGGCTACAag GCGTTTCAAGTGCGAGTGAGTTTTGTGAAAGATGTGCAAAAGCAGGATGCAATGTGGGAGATACAGCACGAGCTTGCTGCTGAGAAGATTTATGCAATGTGCTCTGACCTTGGTGGCTTCTTTCTTAAG GTTGCTCAAGTTGTTGGGAAGCCTGACTTGGCCCCAGCTGCATGGGTGAGAAGGCTCGTTACACTATGTGATCGAGCTCCTGCAACTCCATATGACACCGTTCAACTTGTAGTGGAGAATGAATTAGGTCGAAGCGTTAGTGAAATGTTTGAAACATTTGACCCCGATCCTCTCGGTTCTGCTTCTATTGCGCAG GTTCATCGAGCAAGATTGAGAGGTGATAAGGATGATGTTGTTGTCAAG GTACAACATCCTGGAGTTCGGGATTTGATGATGACAGACATCCGTAACTTGCAAGCATTTGCTCTGTACATGCAAAAGACTGATATTAAGTTTGATCTATTTTCCATAACAAAGGAAATGGAGAAACAG attggatttgaatttgacTTTGCAAGAGAAGCGGATGCTATGGAGAGAATTCGGCATTTCCTTTACAAGAATAACACAAAGTCTCCTGTTCTGGTACCAAGGTTGCTGCCAGATATGGTAACTAG GAAAGTCTTACTGATGGAATACATTGACGGAATCCCAATTCTTAATCTTGGAGATGAAATAGCAAAAAGAGGAATAAATCCTGGTGGTAAGATTGCGGCCACAGCAAAGCA AAATATACTCAAGAGTTTGACTCTAGCATATGGACAAATGATACTGAAGAGCGGTTTCTTCCATGCAGATCCCCACCCAGGAAATATCCTGATCTGTAAAGGTTCAGAG GTTGCGTTGTTAGATTATGGGCAAGTGAAGGATCTCCCAGATAATTTGAGGCTTGGATATGCTAGGTTGGTTCTTGCTATTGCTGATAATGACCCTATAGGAGCAGCAGAGAGCTACAG gGAACTTGGAATAGAAACCTTAAGCAAATGCGAGGATGAACAAAAGGAAATGTTTAAATTGGCACAGACAATGTTTGATACTAAACTACCTCCTGGAGTAGTGATGCTTCAACCCTTCTCTGAGGATTCTTCGATTAAAAAGATTGCCGTTCGG GCTTTTCCAGAGGAACTGTTTTCTGTCCTCCGCACAGTGCATCTTTTGAGAGGACTCAGCGTTGGTCTAGGAATCAACTACTCATGTGCAGAACAGTGGAGGCCCATTGCAGAAGAAGCTTTGTACCTTGCTGGAAGAATAAAGG ATAAGGGTCGCAAGACTAAAGGTCGTAGGCGACATCTCTTAAGAAGATCGTTTCATAGAGAGTGA